A genomic region of Trifolium pratense cultivar HEN17-A07 linkage group LG3, ARS_RC_1.1, whole genome shotgun sequence contains the following coding sequences:
- the LOC123918453 gene encoding NAC domain-containing protein 86 isoform X1 — protein sequence MAPVSLPPGFRFHPTDEELVSYYLKRKINGRRIELEIIPEVDLYKCEPWDLPGKSLLPGKDLEWYFFSPRDRKYPNGSRTNRATKSGYWKATGKDRKVNSQTRAVGMKKTLVYYRGRAPHGSRTGWVMHEYRLDERECDNPSAGLQDAYALCRIFKKSTVIVPKVGEQYVNNVTRHANHMTSDQQSSSIELYSEGGRDEVLESSNYLMPWDANSIQNMNGNNNFNNNGGITRDNGNWTQFLSEDLLNLPTSSSSLPNYGSTPNYPPSKVDIALECARMQHRFSMPPLEVEDFPQVGFNSEMKMTQLASSSMCGTRNETDILQEILSVAQASQELINNQSNYSHAFGGNENYATHHENDFTFMVGNNNYNMNDHMNSMRYDDKAWEDPNMRSIEIGDLDDEFKAERMVENLRWVGMSSNDLEKSFMEEHQKVVPIEEISSFQTNRKENEVQVESEQQNINKEINETNIGNFSMEFINDNDDPNENFIDDSNIDYSNSTSYEVVEETTKVSHGMFVATRQVADTFFHQITPSQTIKVQLNPIMENKKSIENEETLVIPKKQGYPFLRKFKANLMEYMKKPSKTITSAIVFMFALFLVLCVYLKEQVEDMKPKSKFVKRKYCYEANSMNKIIWKEKIWFVGRKSGKGFDVVLKKIGIFLTISLALCTMWANHI from the exons ATGGCACCTGTTTCATTGCCTCCTGGATTTAGGTTCCACCCTACCGATGAAGAACTTGTTTCTTATTACCTCAAAAGAAAGATTAATGGCCGTAGGATTGAGTTGGAGATCATCCCTGAAGTTGATCTCTACAAGTGTGAACCATGGGACTTGccag GGAAATCATTGCTACCAGGGAAAGATTTGGAATGGTATTTTTTCAGCCCTCGGGACAGGAAGTACCCAAATGGGTCAAGAACCAATAGAGCAACAAAATCTGGATATTGGAAGGCAACGGGGAAAGATCGAAAGGTGAATTCTCAAACTCGTGCTGTTGGAATGAAGAAAACCCTAGTTTACTATAGAGGAAGAGCACCACATGGATCTCGTACCGGTTGGGTTATGCATGAGTACCGTCTTGATGAAAGAGAATGTGACAATCCTTCTGCAGGCTTGCAG GATGCATATGCGCTTTGCCGTATATTCAAGAAGAGTACAGTGATAGTCCCAAAAGTTGGGGAGCAATATGTTAATAATGTGACTAGGCATGCAAATCATATGACAAGTGATCAACAATCATCAAGCATTGAGTTATACTCTGAAGGAGGAAGAGATGAAGTTTTAGAGAGCTCAAATTATTTGATGCCATGGGATGCAAACTCAATCCAAAACATGAATGggaataataatttcaataacaatgGTGGAATCACAAGGGACAATGGAAATTGGACACAATTCTTATCGGAAGATTTGCTCAATCTTCCAACATCTTCCTCATCACTTCCCAATTATGGATCCACACCTAATTACCCTCCATCCAAG GTGGATATAGCACTAGAATGTGCAAGAATGCAACATAGGTTTTCCATGCCACCTTTGGAGGTGGAAGACTTTCCTCAAGTTGGTTTTAATTCCGAGATGAAAATGACACAATTAGCCTCAAGTTCAATGTGTGGAACTAGAAATGAAACAGATATCTTGCAAGAAATTCTATCTGTTGCTCAAGCTTCTCAAGAATTGATAAATAATCAATCAAACTACTCACATGCATTTGGTGGCAATGAAAACTATGCAACTCATCATGAAAATGATTTTACTTTTATGGTTggaaataataattacaatatgAATGATCATATGAACTCCATGAGATATGATGACAAAGCATGGGAAGATCCAAACATGAGATCAATAGAGATTGGAGATCTTGATGATGAATTCAAGGCTGAAAGAATGGTAGAGAATTTAAGATGGGTTGGAATGTCAAGCAATGATTTAGAGAAG AGTTTTATGGAAGAGCATCAAAAGGTTGTTCCAATTGAGGAAATTTCAAGCTTCCAAACAAACAGGAAAGAGAATGAGGTGCAag TAGAATCTGAGCAACAAAATATCAACAAAGAAATCAATGAAACTAACATTGGTAATTTCTCAATGGAGTTTATCAATGATAATGATGACCCAAATGAGAATTTTATAGATGATAGTAACATTGATTATTCAAATTCTACAAGCTATGAAGTTGTTGAAGAAACAACAAAAGTTAGTCATGGAATGTTTGTTGCTACACGTCAAGTAGCTGATACATTTTTTCACCAAATAACTCCTTCACAAACAATCAAAGTTCAACTCAATCCAATTatggaaaacaaaaaatctataGAGAATGAAGAAACATTGGTTATACCAAAAAAACAAGGGTACCCTTTCTTAAGGAAGTTTAAGGCCAATTTGATGGAGTACATGAAAAAGCCATCAAAGACAATAACTAGTGCTATTGTTTTTATGTTTGCACTTTTTTTGGTGCTTTGTGTTTATTTGAAGGAGCAAGTTGAAGATATGAAACCAAAGTCAAAGTTTGTGAAAAGGAAATATTGCTATGAAGCTAATAgcatgaacaaaataatttggaaggaaaaaatttggtttgttGGTAGGAAAAGTGGTAAAGGTTTTGATGTGGTCTTGAAGAAGATAGGAATTTTCCTCACCATATCTTTGGCTCTTTGTACTATGTGGGCTAACCATATATGA
- the LOC123917557 gene encoding uncharacterized protein LOC123917557 encodes MAKRSDFAQKLLDDLRLRKERMAATTSHSHNSNQSHHLPIDAYAYTKQTYRGSTNTRANEIVSSRNREMVNMSSRKPRSVKSWGNLSNQIIPYGKAFEHNGGKLRRADLSFTNSILGFLHQIQRGTMDRGGNLERQLASTSQTLSRVRINDISKGAHKLNHILRACFSNGVNMDTYSLNFAKELLQGAIDLEESLRMLVDLQKSSEFMITSQAQNKNRITLLEEKEEEDNEVGERRMEKMQLAHPTFSFDNKMQRPITITNSKEARKIKDSQQKRISTNTDGTADISNQTVGKGRIPNIIAKLMGLENHPDKDSGNSNIASSKHSAKGSSSTALKSKQIDNLIKNQKVAVGSFKNLMFGGPDTNLVLENQKATYYSESEVAGIKALKGFDKANIINGSACQNYVEVMMGRKQDHPHNSGTLKGRSTDGNDVGQNLNNLQERRSQVKPAIQIAKEEHTVTNKHMQMNNEKKSRDHLVVQKSILSTGGGSKMRPKNSPKQSTNNVQKKKKKSSINQPTPSKKSSDDHDLVVSNEKVKEIINRKKSSPRYQEFERANGRQTLKDHKLATSNKIKPEKIEQILSRNRQEACDRVSGQLNVLNGAEQKRFSMFVEQDLLPPTTLYNSSGGGDLQEPDKDLKYQAVQQIAINLQDQVVPEAPHEGFKTSEVAYHKSKTNGVLEDRMGLKLQDQNISIQQPLTESENCLKWNLVMSQLFVNTAEALFRLNIPFGILQGGCQDSQDQSSKLILDCGYEVMKRKGIRQELKVHTCSKISSITSTFNLIRSLDDLVRKLNEDMEKLKFYGRKKSSQVDVEDYLPKMLEHDVYDKCPDIDCMWDLGWNDETFAFIEKYDVIRDTEKHILSVLLDEITTDYCTIKED; translated from the exons ATGGCTAAGAGATCAGATTTTGCACAGAAGCTTCTCGATGATCTGCGCCTAAGGAAAGAACGAATGGCTGCTACTACGTCACATTCTCACAACTCAAACCAATCCCACCATTTGCCTATAG ATGCATATGCATACACCAAGCAAACCTACAGAGGGTCGACAAATACAAGAGCAAATGAAATT GTTAGTTCCAGAAATAGGGAGATGGTAAATATGTCTAGCAGAAAGCCGAGATCTGTAAAGAGCTGGGGAAACTTGTCAAATCAGATTATTCCATACGGGAAAGCCTTTGAGCATAATGGAGGGAAACTAAGAAGAGCCGATTTGTCTTTCACCAATTCAATTTTGGGTTTCCTTCACCAAATTCAGAGGGGAACAATGGATAGAGGAGGCAACTTGGAAAGGCAACTAGCTTCAACTAGCCAAACCCTCTCTCGTGTGCGGATAAATGATATATCAAAAGGTGCACACAAACTAAACCACATATTGAGAGCTTGCTTCTCCAATGGTGTTAACATGGATACATATTCATTAAATTTTGCAAAGGAACTATTACAAGGAGCTATTGATTTGGAAGAATCCCTCAGGATGCTAGTAGACCTGCAGAAAAGTTCAGAGTTTATGATTACCTCGCAAGCGCAGAACAAGAATCGAATCACGCTATTGGAAgagaaggaggaggaggatAATGAAGTGGGTGAGAGGAGAATGGAGAAAATGCAACTGGCACATCCAACTTTCTCGTTTGACAACAAGATGCAGAGACCAATTACCATCACTAACTCTAAGGAAGCCAGAAAGATAAAAGATTCTCAGCAGAAACGAATATCAACTAACACTGATGGAACTGCTGACATTTCAAACCAGACGGTCGGCAAGGGAAGGATTCCAAACATAATAGCCAAACTAATGGGGCTGGAAAACCATCCCGATAAGGACTCGGGTAATAGTAATATTGCATCATCCAAGCACTCTGCCAAAGGAAGCAGCAGCACTGCACTGAAGAGCAAACAAATAGACAATTTGATCAAAAACCAAAAAGTGGCTGTTGGATCCTTCAAAAACCTGATGTTTGGTGGTCCAGATACAAATTTGGTCCTCGAAAACCAAAAGGCTACCTATTATTCTGAGTCTGAGGTGGCTGGAATAAAAGCATTGAAGGGCTTTGACAAGGCCAACATCATCAACGGTTCTGCTTGTCAAAATTATGTTGAGGTGATGATGGGAAGGAAACAGGATCACCCACATAACAGTGGCACGTTGAAGGGAAGAAGCACCGATGGCAATGATGTGGGTCAAAATCTAAATAATTTGCAAGAAAGAAGATCCCAAGTTAAACCTGCCATTCAAATTGCAAAAGAAGAACATACAGTTACAAACAAGCACATGCAGATGAACAATGAAAAGAAGTCACGGGATCATCTCGTAGTTCAAAAGTCAATACTCTCCACAGGTGGAGGGAGTAAAATGAGACCCAAGAATTCACCAAAACAATCCACCAATAAtgttcaaaagaagaaaaagaaatcatCCATAAACCAACCCACACCATCCAAGAAATCAAGTGATGATCATGATCTAGTCGTATCCAATGAGAAAGTAAAAGAAATTATTAATAGGAAGAAGTCCTCCCCAAGATATCAAGAATTTGAACGAGCTAACGGGAGACAAACACTCAAGGATCATAAACTCGCGACCAGCAACAAAATAAAGCCTGAAAAGATTGAACAAATTTTGAGTAGAAATAGACAGGAAGCTTGTGATAGAGTATCTGGCCAACTCAATGTCTTAAACGGAGCAGAGCAAAAAAGGTTTAGCATGTTCGTTGAACAGGACCTGCTTCCTCCTACTACATTATACAATTCTAGCGGTGGTGGAGATTTGCAAGAACCGGACAAGGATTTG AAATATCAAGCTGTGCAACAGATAGCAATCAATTTGCAAGATCAAGTTGTTCCTGAGGCACCACATGAAGGATTCAAGACTAGTGAAGTTGCATAccataaaagtaaaacaaacG GAGTTCTGGAAGACAGAATGGGTCTGAAACTACAAGATCAAAACATAAGCATCCAACAACCACTAACAGAAAGTGAAAACTGCCTCAAGTGGAATTTGGTCATGAGTCAATTATTCGTCAACACCGCAGAAGCACTTTTCAGACTAAACATCCCGTTTGGTATTCTTCAAGGTGGTTGTCAAGACAGTCAAGACCAAAGTAGCAAACTCATATTAGATTGCGGCTATGAAGTGATGAAAAGAAAGGGGATACGGCAGGAACTCAAAGTTCATACTTGTTCAAAAATATCATCAATCACTAGTACTTTTAACTTAATAAGATCCCTAGATGACTTGGTTAGGAAGTTGAATGAGGACATGGAGAAGCTTAAATTCTACGGAAGGAAAAAAAGTAGTCAAGTTGATGTAGAAGATTACCTGCCTAAGATGCTTGAGCATGATGTCTATGATAAATGTCCAGACATAGACTGCATGTGGGATTTGGGTTGGAATGATGAGACATTTGCATTTATCGAAAAATATGATGTTATAAGGGATACAGAAAAGCATATCCTTAGTGTACTTCTGGATGAGATCACCACAGATTATTGCACGATCAAGGAGGATTGA
- the LOC123918453 gene encoding NAC domain-containing protein 86 isoform X2 produces the protein MAPVSLPPGFRFHPTDEELVSYYLKRKINGRRIELEIIPEVDLYKCEPWDLPGKSLLPGKDLEWYFFSPRDRKYPNGSRTNRATKSGYWKATGKDRKVNSQTRAVGMKKTLVYYRGRAPHGSRTGWVMHEYRLDERECDNPSAGLQDAYALCRIFKKSTVIVPKVGEQYVNNVTRHANHMTSDQQSSSIELYSEGGRDEVLESSNYLMPWDANSIQNMNGNNNFNNNGGITRDNGNWTQFLSEDLLNLPTSSSSLPNYGSTPNYPPSKVDIALECARMQHRFSMPPLEVEDFPQVGFNSEMKMTQLASSSMCGTRNETDILQEILSVAQASQELINNQSNYSHAFGGNENYATHHENDFTFMVGNNNYNMNDHMNSMRYDDKAWEDPNMRSIEIGDLDDEFKAERMVENLRWVGMSSNDLEKSFMEEHQKVVPIEEISSFQTNRKENEVQVESEQQNINKEINETNIGNFSMEFINDNDDPNENFIDDSNIDYSNSTSYEVVEETTKVSHGMFVATRQVADTFFHQITPSQTIKVQLNPIMENKKSIENEETLVIPKKQGYPFLRKFKANLMEYMKKPSKTITSAIVFMFALFLVLCVYLKEQEKIWFVGRKSGKGFDVVLKKIGIFLTISLALCTMWANHI, from the exons ATGGCACCTGTTTCATTGCCTCCTGGATTTAGGTTCCACCCTACCGATGAAGAACTTGTTTCTTATTACCTCAAAAGAAAGATTAATGGCCGTAGGATTGAGTTGGAGATCATCCCTGAAGTTGATCTCTACAAGTGTGAACCATGGGACTTGccag GGAAATCATTGCTACCAGGGAAAGATTTGGAATGGTATTTTTTCAGCCCTCGGGACAGGAAGTACCCAAATGGGTCAAGAACCAATAGAGCAACAAAATCTGGATATTGGAAGGCAACGGGGAAAGATCGAAAGGTGAATTCTCAAACTCGTGCTGTTGGAATGAAGAAAACCCTAGTTTACTATAGAGGAAGAGCACCACATGGATCTCGTACCGGTTGGGTTATGCATGAGTACCGTCTTGATGAAAGAGAATGTGACAATCCTTCTGCAGGCTTGCAG GATGCATATGCGCTTTGCCGTATATTCAAGAAGAGTACAGTGATAGTCCCAAAAGTTGGGGAGCAATATGTTAATAATGTGACTAGGCATGCAAATCATATGACAAGTGATCAACAATCATCAAGCATTGAGTTATACTCTGAAGGAGGAAGAGATGAAGTTTTAGAGAGCTCAAATTATTTGATGCCATGGGATGCAAACTCAATCCAAAACATGAATGggaataataatttcaataacaatgGTGGAATCACAAGGGACAATGGAAATTGGACACAATTCTTATCGGAAGATTTGCTCAATCTTCCAACATCTTCCTCATCACTTCCCAATTATGGATCCACACCTAATTACCCTCCATCCAAG GTGGATATAGCACTAGAATGTGCAAGAATGCAACATAGGTTTTCCATGCCACCTTTGGAGGTGGAAGACTTTCCTCAAGTTGGTTTTAATTCCGAGATGAAAATGACACAATTAGCCTCAAGTTCAATGTGTGGAACTAGAAATGAAACAGATATCTTGCAAGAAATTCTATCTGTTGCTCAAGCTTCTCAAGAATTGATAAATAATCAATCAAACTACTCACATGCATTTGGTGGCAATGAAAACTATGCAACTCATCATGAAAATGATTTTACTTTTATGGTTggaaataataattacaatatgAATGATCATATGAACTCCATGAGATATGATGACAAAGCATGGGAAGATCCAAACATGAGATCAATAGAGATTGGAGATCTTGATGATGAATTCAAGGCTGAAAGAATGGTAGAGAATTTAAGATGGGTTGGAATGTCAAGCAATGATTTAGAGAAG AGTTTTATGGAAGAGCATCAAAAGGTTGTTCCAATTGAGGAAATTTCAAGCTTCCAAACAAACAGGAAAGAGAATGAGGTGCAag TAGAATCTGAGCAACAAAATATCAACAAAGAAATCAATGAAACTAACATTGGTAATTTCTCAATGGAGTTTATCAATGATAATGATGACCCAAATGAGAATTTTATAGATGATAGTAACATTGATTATTCAAATTCTACAAGCTATGAAGTTGTTGAAGAAACAACAAAAGTTAGTCATGGAATGTTTGTTGCTACACGTCAAGTAGCTGATACATTTTTTCACCAAATAACTCCTTCACAAACAATCAAAGTTCAACTCAATCCAATTatggaaaacaaaaaatctataGAGAATGAAGAAACATTGGTTATACCAAAAAAACAAGGGTACCCTTTCTTAAGGAAGTTTAAGGCCAATTTGATGGAGTACATGAAAAAGCCATCAAAGACAATAACTAGTGCTATTGTTTTTATGTTTGCACTTTTTTTGGTGCTTTGTGTTTATTTGAAGGAGCAA gaaaaaatttggtttgttGGTAGGAAAAGTGGTAAAGGTTTTGATGTGGTCTTGAAGAAGATAGGAATTTTCCTCACCATATCTTTGGCTCTTTGTACTATGTGGGCTAACCATATATGA
- the LOC123916260 gene encoding uncharacterized protein LOC123916260: MDSAPCSWFQAIFFLVLVWLFNYGSVDGVSVTVKVGNFSKVEDAVNFHIYYGQTFKVIKNAVDGQSYLLLQNNSRIASRTKYCTSRIKSFIIPLSNFSVDTDSFPVSFLEHLGLLESLKGITSETVASPCVLKLYKEGKIEMLNKSDYGMLSQFSAHFFGDTDQQPSCNFATSVPYSEDTPLQRAEWIKFIGAFANVESRANQVYTTVKENYLCLAEIAKTRTSFKPTVAWMKYDHGVWSFTKEAYYLKYMEDAGGEILNANKNTYNVSDPDDLEEFHAILCTVEVVIDETLTSDLVNYTASTFIQNLNVEDRSCFSFLTNTSLWRYDKRIQSSSLDWYNGAVSQPQLVLADLIEVLFPTGNYTMTYFRNLVKGEKLINIGPEMCDRDTSSTLDPTIVPCG; this comes from the exons ATGGATTCAGCTCCTTGTTCATGGTTTCAAGCCATATTTTTCTTAGTATTGGTTTGGTTATTTAACTATGGAAGTGTTGATGGAGTGAGTGTTACAGTGAAAGTTGGAAATTTTTCAAAGGTTGAAGATGCTGTGAATTTTCATATTTACTATGGTCAAACCTTCAAAGTCATTAAGAATGCTGTTGATGGCCAGAGCTATCTTCTTCTTCAG AATAACTCAAGGATTGCATCAAGGACAAAATATTGCACTTCAAGAATCAAATCATTTATCATACCATTGTCCAACTTCTCTGTTGATACAGATTCTTTTCCTG TTTCCTTCTTAGAG CATTTAGGCTTACTTGAGAGCTTAAAAGGCATAACCTCGGAAACTGTGGCTTCTCCATGTGtattgaaattatataaagaaGGAAAGATTGAAATGTTGAACAAAAGTGATTATGGAATGCTTTCACAGTTTTCTGCTCACTTCTTTGGTGACACTGATCAACAGCCATCTTGCAATTTTGCAACTTCAGTTCCTTATTCAGAGGATACCCCTTTGCAG AGAGCAGAATGGATCAAGTTCATAGGAGCTTTTGCAAATGTTGAATCTAGAGCCAATCAAGTCTATACTACA GTTAAGGAGAATTATCTGTGCTTGGCTGAAATTGCGAAAACTCGAACTTCATTCAAGCCAACTGTAGCTTGGATGAAATATGATCAT GGTGTTTGGTCTTTTACAAAGGAAGCATATTATCTTAAG TATATGGAAGATGCAGGGGGAGAGATTTTGAATGCCAACAAGAACACTTACAATGTTTCTGATCCAGATGATTTGGAGGAATTTCATGCCATCTTATGC ACTGTGGAAGTAGTGATTGATGAAACATTAACTTCTGATCTAGTCAACTACACAGCATCAACGTTTATCCAAAATCTAAATGTTGAAGATCGTTCTTGTTTTTCCTTTCTTACAAACACAAGCCTATGGAGATACGATAAACGGATTCAAAGCTCCTCTCTTG ATTGGTACAACGGAGCAGTCTCGCAACCTCAATTGGTATTAGCAGATCTTATTGAAGTTTTATTTCCAACTGGAAATTACACCATGACTTATTTTCGGAACCTTGTTAAG GGAgaaaaacttataaatattgGTCCTGAAATGTGTGACAGGGACACATCTTCAACATTGGATCCTACTATAGTACCATGTGGATGA